A section of the Desulfonatronovibrio magnus genome encodes:
- a CDS encoding glycosyltransferase family 2 protein, translating into MPEISIVIPVYRSAPWLEELIQEVSQVLENHSLSHEIILIDDSSPDNSWQVIKDIAKNNTAVRGFQLMNNEGQIRATLCGLRHSQGNIVVTMDDDFQHRPDQILLLIDALNNNPEMDCVLGVFESKKHSLYRNLGSRIINRLNQSAFNMPKGISSSGFRAMRRKLVDAVCAHNILNPSLAMLIFSSTRRVMNITLEHASRRAGKSNYTLRKQFRLAFDNICHASMLPLRLVSLTGLAASGLSLALMIFYFLRYLLGAIHVPGWTTIILLLTFFSGVILFALGVIGEYLFMVLKEVRGSPLYFIRATTASAEKQCSKGEANER; encoded by the coding sequence ATGCCAGAAATATCCATAGTCATCCCGGTATACAGATCTGCTCCATGGCTTGAAGAGTTGATTCAAGAAGTATCCCAGGTATTAGAGAATCATTCATTAAGCCACGAGATTATCTTGATTGATGACTCATCTCCAGATAATTCATGGCAGGTCATCAAGGATATAGCTAAGAACAACACGGCTGTTCGCGGTTTTCAGCTCATGAACAACGAGGGTCAGATCAGGGCTACCCTCTGCGGCCTGAGACACAGTCAGGGAAATATAGTAGTAACCATGGACGATGACTTTCAGCATCGTCCGGATCAGATACTTCTTCTTATTGATGCCTTGAATAACAATCCTGAAATGGATTGTGTCCTGGGTGTCTTTGAAAGCAAAAAACACTCCCTGTACCGCAACCTGGGCTCAAGAATCATTAACCGCCTGAACCAGTCCGCCTTCAACATGCCCAAAGGCATTAGCTCTTCAGGCTTTCGGGCCATGCGCAGAAAACTTGTTGATGCTGTCTGCGCACATAATATCCTAAACCCTTCCCTGGCCATGCTGATCTTCAGCAGTACCCGGCGAGTCATGAATATCACGCTGGAGCACGCCTCAAGAAGGGCTGGAAAATCCAACTATACCCTGCGCAAGCAGTTCAGACTTGCTTTTGACAATATCTGTCATGCCAGCATGCTGCCGCTGCGTTTGGTCTCTTTGACAGGCCTTGCTGCCTCGGGTTTAAGCCTGGCTCTTATGATTTTTTATTTTTTGCGCTATCTGCTGGGGGCCATTCATGTGCCGGGCTGGACCACCATTATCCTGCTCTTGACCTTCTTCTCAGGAGTGATACTCTTTGCCCTCGGTGTAATCGGCGAATACCTGTTCATGGTGCTCAAAGAGGTACGGGGCAGTCCTTTATATTTCATCCGCGCAACTACAGCTTCAGCTGAAAAGCAATGCTCAAAAGGAGAAGCCAATGAGCGATAA
- a CDS encoding SDR family NAD(P)-dependent oxidoreductase yields MEQHPFSLDNKNILISGASSGIGRQCAIECAEIGARVIVIARSSTKLLSAIDEMPDNDHIALSLDLSQIDQCAASLKEVFKEVQQVHGFIHAAGMQMTCALNQMNTEKYRKLFEINVFAGLEIARLATHRKYIPHGGSSLVFISSTMASVGKPGLTGYCATKGALVSAARSMAMELASRKVRVNCVSPGLIKTPMLEDMLSKMTPEQISERQKGYALGLGHPRDVAHACVFLMSDAARWITGANIPVDGGYTAQ; encoded by the coding sequence GTGGAACAACACCCTTTCAGCTTAGATAACAAAAACATCCTCATTAGTGGAGCCTCCTCCGGAATAGGCAGACAATGCGCCATTGAGTGTGCCGAAATAGGAGCCAGGGTCATTGTCATAGCGAGAAGCAGCACGAAACTTCTCTCAGCCATTGATGAAATGCCTGACAATGATCATATTGCCCTGTCCTTAGATCTATCGCAAATTGATCAGTGTGCTGCATCTCTTAAAGAAGTTTTCAAAGAAGTTCAGCAGGTCCATGGATTTATTCATGCTGCAGGCATGCAGATGACCTGCGCCTTGAACCAGATGAATACTGAAAAATATCGCAAACTTTTTGAAATTAATGTTTTTGCAGGGCTTGAGATAGCAAGACTTGCAACTCACAGAAAATATATTCCCCATGGTGGTTCCAGTCTTGTTTTTATCAGCTCCACCATGGCTTCCGTTGGCAAGCCCGGGCTTACAGGGTACTGTGCCACCAAGGGAGCCCTTGTTTCTGCCGCCCGTTCCATGGCCATGGAACTTGCTTCCAGAAAGGTCAGGGTTAATTGTGTTTCTCCCGGCCTCATTAAGACCCCCATGTTAGAAGATATGTTAAGCAAAATGACCCCGGAGCAGATATCAGAAAGACAGAAAGGGTATGCACTTGGCCTTGGCCATCCCCGGGATGTTGCCCACGCATGCGTCTTTCTTATGTCAGACGCAGCCCGCTGGATCACCGGCGCCAATATTCCCGTAGATGGGGGCTATACAGCACAGTAG
- a CDS encoding LamG domain-containing protein, which translates to MNQPLSLKIISTVCLIFYLMTAIGCTTEKAVPLEGITFKDQWIRIKSDPLLDLTGDLTIDMYIKLHQYPDDWAAIISKESSYHQSEFTLRIKDRLNGRWYYGDGSAVNQVAWNPEELLPLNTWVRITAVRSYQQRTLKIYVNGKIKAEQRFSPFPRAVKTDSPLTMLRQRSQCLHTTIAEVRIWDQALSQDVLATIIYGQPAGKVKVKPVGSWKFIPPSQVQSYGDYFEHPEILSR; encoded by the coding sequence ATGAATCAACCTTTATCACTCAAAATTATTTCAACAGTCTGTCTGATATTTTATCTAATGACTGCCATCGGATGCACCACTGAGAAAGCAGTTCCCCTGGAAGGAATAACTTTTAAGGATCAGTGGATCAGAATAAAATCTGATCCACTTCTGGATCTGACCGGAGATTTAACCATTGATATGTATATTAAACTTCACCAGTATCCTGACGACTGGGCCGCAATCATCTCAAAAGAAAGCTCCTACCACCAAAGCGAATTTACACTGAGGATTAAGGACAGGTTAAACGGACGCTGGTACTATGGCGACGGCTCTGCGGTTAATCAGGTTGCCTGGAATCCAGAAGAACTGCTTCCCCTGAATACCTGGGTCAGAATAACTGCAGTCCGTAGTTACCAACAAAGAACATTAAAAATCTACGTTAATGGAAAAATCAAAGCTGAGCAAAGATTTAGTCCTTTTCCCAGGGCCGTGAAAACTGACAGTCCTCTGACCATGCTCAGACAACGATCTCAATGCCTGCATACTACTATTGCAGAGGTGAGAATATGGGATCAAGCACTTTCTCAGGATGTATTGGCAACAATAATCTATGGACAACCAGCTGGCAAAGTTAAAGTCAAACCTGTTGGCTCATGGAAATTCATACCACCTTCTCAAGTTCAAAGCTATGGAGACTACTTTGAGCATCCGGAAATATTATCCAGATAG
- a CDS encoding GNAT family N-acetyltransferase, with amino-acid sequence MNTLQGYGVTLEPIKHCDIEMVRCWRNDPRVSKFMHFRDHITREMQEKWFQSINNPNNAYFIININNKPVGMTELKKIDHASKTAEGGIFLHDASIHHTLYPYAIVFLRNRFGFMDLNLETLHACILDDNTRAIRFNKSLGYVPTEQYEAPGKRLYILTKERFFKNFAKFKKILDK; translated from the coding sequence ATGAATACATTGCAGGGATACGGCGTCACCCTTGAGCCGATTAAACACTGTGATATTGAAATGGTGCGATGCTGGAGAAATGATCCGCGCGTTTCTAAGTTTATGCACTTTCGTGATCATATAACCAGGGAAATGCAGGAAAAATGGTTTCAGTCCATTAACAATCCCAACAACGCCTACTTCATCATTAACATAAACAACAAGCCCGTGGGCATGACCGAACTTAAGAAGATCGACCATGCTTCTAAGACAGCGGAAGGCGGAATTTTTTTACATGACGCAAGCATACATCACACTTTGTACCCATACGCTATAGTTTTTCTCAGAAACCGCTTCGGATTCATGGATTTAAATCTCGAAACCCTGCATGCCTGCATTCTTGATGACAACACCCGGGCCATACGTTTCAATAAGTCCCTGGGCTACGTCCCCACAGAGCAGTATGAAGCGCCTGGTAAACGCCTTTATATACTTACAAAAGAAAGGTTTTTTAAGAACTTTGCAAAATTCAAAAAAATACTTGATAAATGA
- a CDS encoding ketoacyl-ACP synthase III, with amino-acid sequence MASTHYNNVGIQAVSVAVPAQVYNNYTDNDHFNTDEAAKIADSTGIKQRRVADENTCASDLAMAAAEKALADTGTNRSSIDFLIFVSQTPDYKMPATGIILQHRLGLSKSCAAFDVNLGCSGFVYGLNLAYALGVQPGVNKVMLVNAETRTKAYSFKDRQTGFLFGDAASALIIEKGEHYGPSWFLMDSDGSRYDYIMIKSGGYRHPSTPESLLERTFEDGSIRNDEQAVMNGLGVFEFVITQVPAHVKKILSTAELSKDDVDWFVFHQANQAMNNYLIKKLKLNSDKVPSNLDRFGNTSSVSIPLTISTELRDRLSEDTKVVISGFGVGLSIGSALITMNSPLISRPVEV; translated from the coding sequence ATGGCTTCAACACACTACAATAATGTCGGAATACAGGCTGTATCTGTTGCTGTACCAGCCCAGGTGTATAATAATTACACTGACAACGATCACTTTAATACCGATGAAGCTGCAAAAATTGCTGACAGCACCGGCATAAAACAACGCAGGGTTGCGGATGAAAATACCTGCGCCTCAGACCTGGCAATGGCTGCTGCTGAAAAAGCCCTGGCAGATACCGGCACGAACCGCAGCAGCATAGATTTTCTCATCTTTGTTTCCCAGACACCTGATTATAAAATGCCCGCTACGGGTATCATTCTTCAGCACAGACTGGGGCTGTCCAAAAGCTGCGCTGCCTTTGATGTCAACCTGGGTTGTTCAGGTTTCGTCTATGGGCTGAACCTTGCTTATGCACTTGGGGTCCAGCCCGGAGTCAATAAGGTTATGCTTGTCAATGCCGAAACCAGGACAAAGGCTTATTCTTTCAAAGATCGCCAGACAGGTTTTTTGTTTGGAGATGCGGCCTCAGCCTTGATAATTGAAAAAGGCGAGCATTATGGCCCTTCCTGGTTTCTCATGGATTCTGACGGTTCCAGGTATGACTATATTATGATTAAGTCAGGCGGGTACAGACACCCCAGCACTCCGGAATCTTTGCTGGAGCGTACATTTGAGGATGGAAGCATTAGAAACGATGAGCAGGCTGTTATGAATGGTCTTGGAGTATTTGAATTTGTCATCACTCAGGTACCTGCACATGTCAAAAAAATTCTCTCCACGGCTGAACTTTCTAAAGATGATGTTGACTGGTTTGTCTTTCATCAGGCCAACCAGGCCATGAATAACTATCTCATCAAAAAGCTCAAGCTCAATTCAGATAAGGTGCCCTCAAATCTTGACCGATTCGGCAACACCAGCTCTGTGTCAATTCCTCTGACCATTTCCACTGAACTACGGGACAGGCTCTCAGAGGATACTAAAGTGGTAATTTCTGGATTCGGAGTCGGCCTGTCCATAGGCTCAGCCCTCATCACCATGAACAGTCCACTTATATCCCGGCCAGTTGAGGTATAA
- a CDS encoding acyl carrier protein: MSDKLIEFFEEILEKEPGEIKPDDEFRNYEEWDSLAYISLVTKIDEEFDVTMRQEDFQLMKTINDIAGYIQKVQAG, encoded by the coding sequence ATGAGCGATAAACTAATTGAGTTTTTTGAAGAGATTCTGGAAAAAGAACCTGGCGAGATCAAGCCCGATGATGAATTCAGAAATTATGAAGAATGGGATTCCCTTGCATATATATCCCTTGTCACCAAAATTGATGAGGAATTTGATGTCACCATGAGACAAGAGGACTTTCAACTAATGAAAACCATCAATGACATTGCCGGGTATATTCAGAAGGTTCAGGCCGGCTGA
- a CDS encoding lysylphosphatidylglycerol synthase transmembrane domain-containing protein → MNLNSFVKIIIPVVLLGIIFYHVDFSLLLNALVAINLKYLFLSFITGYILFILCSALRWKFILRYFYGIRMPYPRLLRYYWEGIFAGYFVPGGVGADIYRAIAAGRDSGNYEKNAVAVLGEKLYILLDSVIFVILIYAFVVPHVVDHQMLGAINNYFYPVVVVVTIILPLLMCCLYLLSKRSILNNLRQRLLSMAQAVICKIPGVNSARITSLSLTELTKPFFKLCNIFILLSFTFLNRILISTGGYFLLLSFGAHIPFIAHFFVWTMATILFSLPVSFGTLGVREGAHILLLGLFGIKSEIALAASFAGLACLLTSTVMGGFILLGYNILFKQK, encoded by the coding sequence ATGAACCTGAACAGCTTTGTCAAAATCATCATTCCAGTTGTTCTCCTGGGAATAATATTTTATCATGTAGACTTTTCTTTACTTCTTAATGCTCTTGTTGCCATCAACCTCAAGTATCTTTTTCTGTCATTTATTACTGGTTATATACTTTTTATACTGTGCTCCGCCCTCAGGTGGAAATTTATTCTCAGATATTTTTATGGAATCAGAATGCCTTATCCAAGGCTTCTGAGATATTACTGGGAAGGAATCTTTGCAGGATATTTCGTGCCTGGTGGGGTGGGAGCAGACATATACCGTGCTATAGCTGCCGGCAGGGACTCCGGAAACTATGAAAAAAATGCTGTGGCGGTTCTTGGAGAAAAACTATACATCCTGTTAGACAGTGTAATTTTTGTTATCCTGATATACGCGTTTGTTGTCCCTCATGTTGTTGACCATCAAATGCTTGGTGCCATTAACAACTACTTTTATCCTGTCGTAGTTGTGGTTACAATTATATTGCCCCTCTTGATGTGCTGCCTTTATTTGCTGTCAAAACGCTCCATCCTGAATAATTTGCGCCAGAGACTCCTGAGTATGGCCCAGGCAGTTATATGTAAAATCCCAGGAGTCAACTCAGCGCGCATTACCAGCCTGAGCCTGACTGAGCTGACCAAACCTTTTTTTAAGCTTTGCAATATTTTTATTCTTCTAAGCTTTACCTTTTTAAACCGTATACTAATAAGCACAGGTGGTTATTTTTTACTGCTCTCCTTTGGGGCACATATCCCATTCATTGCTCACTTTTTCGTCTGGACCATGGCTACAATACTTTTTTCTTTGCCAGTGTCTTTTGGTACTCTTGGAGTCAGGGAGGGAGCGCATATTCTTTTGCTAGGCCTGTTTGGCATAAAAAGCGAAATAGCACTGGCAGCATCTTTTGCAGGACTGGCCTGCCTCTTGACATCAACTGTTATGGGTGGTTTTATCCTGCTGGGATATAATATTTTGTTTAAACAGAAATGA
- a CDS encoding glycosyltransferase, translating to MSAEESIRTIDVQDIKSFSHKDPEGIAVIMPCTDTQAGLSTSRHLMRRADISCSILIIHDTIRQGFIKTLNQTFWRTTARYIVYLAQDAWPGRGWLKCAYDALENSGKSLLAFNDGKWQGRIASFGMVRSKWVKKLYQGNFFYPGYHSHAADNELTVIARALKEHLYHPQCTLVEYDPEKDDKRPDLGDIALFRKRFMKGFDGLVSWDKLRPLASEYKVNRRPGLSVIIPVTQAGCDLENIINSLLSAGLTAFTEIVFICNNNTSLPRNILAKYSRQIFIRYIQIQKNITAARACQYATARSSQSFLFFLSPIAMCDPEVLSESLKNFADQTDAPARIRLNNSHSRLFDPKNSGVLVPSHFLLSDSAIKPGCTSQADFFEAMQSLLSERQGIQTKPAASSDKQENLPAPLEKILFIIHDGSGGMVKINADLAKDISVLATAYILYAGSHSWNIYEYRDKKAVHAGRYDFSREWSLVNNIDEERQNALIDLNECLSPDLVHIRVLLGTGPGVIDFFKNRKIPVVLSFHEYSAVCPSLHLLNNGRFCSGDCSVFHDDVPDCRLSRKWFAKDKMLRPLLRNDWSSSVARSISLCDSYVVTSSLTRDIITKNYPQASPEKFRIIEHGRSFPQRYSYCREYRQDQPCDIFYYGALNESKGCLIVHDIIRINQARSGPFRFHILGNFFSRNDKKKFQTLHATHIYGSYDREELELHFKAVRPTLTILPSIWPETYSHALTESWAYGVPVLGSDLGAIGERIIRHKGGWTLTPEDPEAWFEAMLSIIKNKKEYRKTARQVQFIEIKTRAEMTRDYLDLYRDLLCPESGDFETASWGELNISTQNRLHSDESGQHCRRQDQSEALSVPEKLGRTYSVIAAYGSKTKNNDLSQGLSPASGLSPTLPSETRNPSVQSLRHKLNNLGFVQRAYQELGRLAADSYNQHLAGLAAWELALWHADRSTASDARSCLKYLQKFITGTEDLQDLKKATVLQAESFGILKDWENGNRAVNNALDISPDQELFLAATHLEHTAEKRLDWINKALELAGLEKIRCNYSARTFFEGLSPNIKPASFPDQRGRVEHPLISVIMPVYNAESTLPVALNSVLAQTCQNLEIIIVDDCSTDSTVEIVRRYQTDHQRIKLIQSSSNQGPYNARNIGLQAATGELVTCHDADDWSHPQKLELQYEALGNHPEAVASVSIWARMFDDLKFYRRGNPGYYSQINLSSLMFRRRIVMDRLGFWDNVRFGADTEFLKRIKICFGENAIIELPDKLLSFARVLPGSLTESSQTGYPGYNMGARKEYFESYTHHHKTSFELKYPFFETERPFPVPSIMLPDRDKSRVINVDIAWASDFRLLNIGLDRIKTFADLVNLGLSTALIPMYAYGHANRLHLHSRIRERIDGHNFIVGVCGEHISADILLVDSPLVLEDWQVYVPEVRPLKTLVLLDNLILKTSIETLENCCINLQNHFGSRGEWCPLDNKSRKQAENIVKNNFHALNLSMTNWDIQNIRKWMSTRSNS from the coding sequence ATGTCTGCAGAAGAATCAATCAGGACTATCGATGTTCAGGACATAAAAAGCTTTTCCCACAAGGATCCGGAAGGGATTGCTGTAATTATGCCCTGCACGGATACCCAGGCAGGCCTGTCAACCTCCAGGCATCTTATGCGCCGAGCGGATATTAGCTGTTCCATCCTGATAATCCATGACACCATACGTCAGGGGTTTATTAAAACCCTGAATCAAACTTTTTGGAGGACAACTGCAAGATATATTGTTTACCTTGCCCAGGATGCATGGCCGGGAAGAGGGTGGCTAAAATGCGCTTATGACGCCCTGGAAAATTCTGGAAAATCCCTGCTGGCATTCAATGATGGTAAATGGCAGGGAAGAATCGCTTCTTTCGGCATGGTTAGAAGTAAATGGGTTAAAAAGTTGTATCAGGGTAATTTTTTTTATCCAGGGTACCATTCCCATGCAGCTGACAACGAGCTGACTGTTATTGCCAGAGCTCTCAAAGAGCACTTGTATCATCCCCAATGTACTCTCGTAGAGTATGATCCGGAAAAGGATGATAAACGGCCTGATCTTGGGGACATCGCACTTTTTAGAAAGCGTTTCATGAAAGGATTTGACGGCCTGGTCTCCTGGGACAAGCTTCGTCCCCTTGCTTCTGAGTATAAAGTCAATAGAAGACCCGGTCTGTCAGTAATAATCCCGGTTACTCAAGCAGGCTGCGACCTGGAAAATATTATTAACTCGCTTCTTTCTGCAGGTCTCACCGCTTTTACGGAGATAGTATTCATATGTAACAATAACACATCCTTGCCCAGGAACATTCTGGCAAAGTATTCCCGGCAGATTTTTATTCGATACATACAGATCCAAAAAAATATCACTGCAGCCCGGGCCTGCCAGTACGCTACAGCAAGGTCCAGCCAGTCTTTCCTGTTTTTCCTGAGCCCCATTGCCATGTGCGACCCTGAGGTACTGTCTGAGTCATTGAAAAATTTTGCCGACCAGACTGATGCACCGGCCAGAATCAGACTTAACAATAGCCATTCCCGCCTGTTTGATCCAAAAAACTCCGGAGTTCTGGTTCCTTCCCATTTCCTTTTAAGTGATTCAGCCATCAAGCCTGGCTGCACATCTCAGGCAGATTTCTTTGAAGCTATGCAAAGTCTCCTCTCAGAGAGGCAAGGCATTCAGACTAAACCTGCCGCATCCTCTGATAAACAAGAAAATCTCCCTGCTCCACTGGAAAAAATCCTTTTCATAATTCACGATGGTTCTGGTGGAATGGTGAAAATCAATGCTGATCTTGCTAAAGATATAAGTGTTCTCGCAACCGCATACATATTGTACGCTGGTTCACACTCATGGAATATTTATGAGTACAGAGACAAAAAGGCAGTCCATGCAGGGCGTTATGATTTTTCCAGAGAATGGTCCCTGGTTAACAATATTGATGAAGAAAGACAAAACGCACTGATTGATCTTAACGAATGCTTGAGCCCTGACCTGGTGCATATCAGGGTTTTGCTGGGCACAGGCCCAGGGGTTATTGACTTTTTCAAGAACAGAAAAATTCCAGTGGTTTTGTCATTTCATGAATACTCCGCTGTATGTCCCAGTCTCCACCTGCTTAATAACGGCCGTTTCTGCAGCGGAGACTGCAGTGTTTTTCATGATGACGTTCCGGACTGCCGGCTTTCCCGGAAGTGGTTTGCAAAAGACAAAATGTTAAGACCACTGCTGAGGAATGACTGGTCCTCTTCCGTGGCCAGGTCAATTTCCCTTTGCGATTCTTACGTGGTTACTTCTTCCCTTACCCGGGATATCATAACAAAAAACTATCCACAGGCATCACCCGAAAAATTCAGAATTATTGAACACGGCCGGTCTTTTCCGCAAAGATATTCATACTGCAGGGAGTACAGGCAGGATCAGCCCTGCGACATATTTTATTACGGTGCTTTGAATGAATCCAAGGGATGTTTAATTGTCCATGATATTATCAGGATAAATCAGGCAAGGTCAGGCCCCTTCAGATTTCACATCCTGGGCAATTTTTTCAGCAGAAATGACAAAAAGAAATTCCAGACACTGCATGCGACCCATATTTACGGGAGCTACGATCGTGAAGAGCTTGAACTGCATTTTAAGGCCGTCAGGCCGACCCTGACCATTCTGCCTTCCATCTGGCCGGAAACTTACTCTCACGCCCTCACAGAGTCCTGGGCTTATGGAGTGCCTGTGCTGGGTTCGGACCTTGGGGCAATCGGGGAAAGAATCATAAGGCACAAAGGGGGCTGGACCCTCACCCCGGAAGACCCTGAGGCATGGTTTGAAGCTATGCTGTCCATAATTAAAAATAAAAAGGAATACCGGAAAACAGCTCGACAGGTTCAATTCATAGAAATTAAAACCAGGGCAGAGATGACCAGAGATTACCTGGATCTTTATCGGGACTTGTTATGCCCTGAATCAGGAGATTTTGAAACCGCTTCCTGGGGTGAGCTGAATATCAGCACTCAGAACCGGTTGCATTCTGATGAATCTGGCCAGCATTGCAGGAGGCAGGACCAGTCCGAAGCATTATCCGTTCCTGAAAAGCTCGGCAGAACATATTCTGTTATAGCGGCATATGGATCAAAAACCAAAAATAATGATCTATCCCAGGGACTGTCCCCGGCTTCGGGACTGTCCCCGACATTGCCTTCAGAAACGCGTAACCCTTCAGTCCAGTCCCTCAGGCACAAACTCAACAATCTGGGTTTTGTTCAAAGAGCTTATCAGGAACTTGGGAGACTCGCTGCTGACAGCTACAACCAACATCTGGCCGGACTTGCAGCCTGGGAACTGGCTCTGTGGCATGCTGACCGCAGCACTGCATCTGATGCCCGGTCCTGCCTCAAGTATCTGCAGAAATTCATAACCGGGACAGAAGACCTCCAGGATTTAAAAAAGGCGACTGTGCTTCAGGCGGAGAGCTTTGGTATCCTGAAAGACTGGGAAAATGGAAACAGAGCTGTAAATAATGCTCTGGACATCTCCCCTGACCAGGAACTGTTCCTTGCCGCGACACACCTTGAGCACACTGCTGAAAAACGCCTGGACTGGATCAATAAAGCCCTTGAGCTTGCAGGTCTGGAAAAAATAAGATGCAACTACAGTGCCAGGACCTTTTTTGAAGGTTTAAGCCCGAACATAAAACCTGCATCTTTTCCAGATCAACGTGGCAGGGTTGAGCATCCCCTGATAAGTGTTATCATGCCGGTATACAATGCAGAATCAACACTGCCCGTCGCCTTAAATTCAGTCCTGGCCCAGACCTGCCAAAACCTGGAAATCATCATTGTTGACGACTGCAGCACAGATTCAACCGTTGAAATCGTCCGCAGATACCAGACCGACCATCAGAGGATAAAGCTTATTCAGTCCTCCTCAAACCAGGGCCCTTACAATGCCCGGAATATCGGACTTCAGGCTGCCACTGGTGAACTTGTCACCTGTCATGATGCTGATGACTGGTCTCACCCCCAAAAGCTGGAACTGCAGTATGAGGCCCTGGGTAACCATCCTGAGGCAGTTGCCTCCGTTTCCATATGGGCCAGAATGTTTGATGACCTTAAGTTTTACCGCCGGGGTAATCCAGGATACTACTCTCAGATAAACCTGTCATCTCTGATGTTCCGACGCAGGATTGTTATGGACAGGCTGGGTTTCTGGGACAATGTCAGGTTTGGAGCGGATACGGAATTCTTGAAAAGAATTAAGATCTGTTTCGGCGAAAATGCCATTATAGAGCTGCCTGATAAGCTTCTTTCCTTTGCCAGGGTCTTGCCCGGTTCTTTAACAGAAAGCTCCCAGACAGGTTATCCCGGCTATAACATGGGAGCCCGCAAGGAATATTTTGAAAGCTACACTCATCACCACAAGACCAGCTTTGAATTAAAGTATCCATTCTTTGAAACAGAACGTCCCTTTCCGGTGCCCTCTATCATGCTCCCTGACAGGGATAAATCCCGGGTTATTAATGTTGATATTGCCTGGGCTTCAGACTTTCGCCTCCTCAATATCGGACTTGACCGGATTAAAACTTTTGCTGACCTGGTTAATTTAGGACTCAGTACAGCCCTTATTCCAATGTATGCTTATGGTCACGCCAACAGGCTGCATCTTCATTCCAGGATCAGGGAAAGAATTGATGGCCACAACTTCATTGTCGGAGTTTGTGGAGAACATATATCAGCTGATATACTGTTAGTTGATTCCCCTCTGGTTCTGGAGGACTGGCAAGTATACGTGCCGGAGGTGCGCCCTTTAAAAACTTTAGTATTGCTTGACAATTTAATTCTGAAAACAAGCATTGAAACCCTTGAAAATTGCTGCATCAACCTTCAAAATCATTTTGGAAGCAGAGGCGAATGGTGCCCTTTGGACAATAAATCCAGGAAACAAGCTGAAAATATTGTAAAAAATAATTTTCATGCCTTAAACCTGTCCATGACAAACTGGGACATCCAGAATATACGTAAATGGATGTCAACCAGGAGTAACAGCTAA